Proteins encoded in a region of the Altererythrobacter ishigakiensis genome:
- a CDS encoding cytochrome c1 translates to MIRIGAILIGLFFSGIALWSLGKGAYANFTEPGEKPAYYAFKKKAEGPDEAFSFEGPFGTWDYAQLQRGYQVYKEVCAACHSIEYVAFRNLAELGYNEAEVKQEASTYNIPVYDASLAEVETRPGLPTDHFPAVPYFGAGEPPDLSLMTKARKNGIDYVYSLLTGYGEPDPELLAANPDFEVPAGLYFNPYFANVNLSMAPPLVADGQVTYNDGTEATVSQMAKDVTAFLTWTAEPRLIDRKQTGIPVLVFLFFATILAYLSKKQIWASVKPRKD, encoded by the coding sequence ATGATCCGTATCGGTGCAATCTTAATCGGCCTGTTTTTTTCAGGGATCGCCCTGTGGTCACTCGGTAAGGGTGCTTATGCCAATTTTACCGAACCTGGTGAGAAGCCTGCCTACTACGCATTTAAGAAGAAGGCAGAGGGTCCCGACGAAGCGTTCAGCTTCGAAGGGCCGTTTGGAACCTGGGACTATGCCCAGCTTCAGCGCGGTTATCAGGTCTACAAGGAAGTTTGCGCGGCATGTCACTCGATCGAGTATGTTGCGTTTCGCAATCTCGCAGAGCTGGGCTACAACGAAGCCGAAGTCAAACAGGAAGCTTCGACCTATAACATTCCTGTCTATGATGCTTCGCTTGCCGAAGTGGAAACCCGTCCGGGCCTGCCAACCGATCACTTCCCTGCAGTGCCGTACTTCGGTGCAGGCGAACCGCCTGATCTTTCACTCATGACAAAGGCGCGCAAGAATGGCATCGATTATGTCTATTCGCTGCTGACTGGATATGGTGAGCCCGATCCAGAGCTGTTGGCCGCGAACCCCGATTTCGAAGTGCCGGCCGGCCTCTATTTCAACCCATATTTTGCCAATGTGAACCTGTCGATGGCGCCGCCGTTGGTTGCGGACGGTCAGGTTACGTACAATGACGGGACTGAAGCGACTGTCAGCCAGATGGCGAAAGATGTGACGGCGTTTCTAACGTGGACCGCAGAACCGCGCCTGATTGATCGCAAGCAAACGGGTATTCCGGTTCTGGTCTTCCTGTTCTTCGCTACGATCCTGGCATATCTGTCGAAGAAACAAATCTGGGCTTCGGTGAAGCCACGCAAAGACTGA
- a CDS encoding adenine phosphoribosyltransferase, protein MTPEELRGLVRTVPNFPQPGIQFRDITTLISHPLGLATSVRLLADRARELGAEAIAGMEARGFIFGAAVAVELELGFIPVRKPGKLPIETIGIDYALEYGTDRLEIDPGAISQGQTVVIVDDLIATGGTALAAAELLRQAGATVDDALFVIDLPDLGGAQKLRDASVEVSTLMEFEGD, encoded by the coding sequence ATGACGCCTGAAGAGCTTAGGGGCCTGGTCCGGACCGTACCGAATTTTCCCCAACCGGGTATCCAGTTTCGTGACATCACAACGCTGATCAGCCATCCATTGGGGCTGGCAACCAGTGTGCGGCTACTGGCTGACCGCGCGCGCGAGCTGGGTGCAGAGGCAATCGCCGGGATGGAAGCGAGAGGGTTTATCTTCGGTGCCGCCGTTGCCGTCGAACTGGAGCTGGGTTTTATTCCGGTGCGGAAACCGGGCAAGCTTCCGATTGAGACAATCGGTATCGATTACGCTCTTGAGTACGGGACAGACCGCCTGGAAATTGATCCCGGTGCCATTTCGCAAGGGCAGACCGTGGTGATCGTCGATGATCTCATCGCAACCGGTGGTACAGCGCTGGCGGCGGCAGAATTGCTGCGTCAGGCGGGCGCGACAGTCGACGATGCGCTGTTTGTTATCGACCTGCCCGATCTAGGCGGCGCGCAGAAACTTCGCGATGCCAGCGTGGAAGTCAGCACATTGATGGAATTCGAAGGCGATTGA
- a CDS encoding 3'(2'),5'-bisphosphate nucleotidase CysQ yields MTDAQLAAQLALKAGQILLDVRASGAFEGKALGKEGDRQANAFLCEALRRERPDDGLLSEEENDDVARCSMSRVWIVDPVDGTREYGEARSDWAVHVGLAINGEAQAGAVALPGLDGGIVLRTDQPAPLPEAAPVPRLVVSRTRPAKEAVEVSKAIGGELVPMGSAGAKAMAVVRGEAEIYLHSGGQYEWDSCAPVAVAKAHGLHCSRIDGSPLTYNNKDTYLPDLLICRPEWAERVLNEVAKLS; encoded by the coding sequence GTGACAGACGCACAACTCGCAGCGCAGTTGGCGCTAAAAGCCGGGCAGATACTGCTTGATGTGCGAGCCTCCGGCGCGTTCGAAGGCAAGGCGCTGGGCAAGGAAGGCGACCGGCAGGCGAATGCTTTTCTATGTGAAGCCTTGAGGCGAGAGCGGCCTGACGACGGACTGCTGTCGGAAGAAGAGAACGACGATGTCGCGCGCTGCTCGATGAGCCGGGTCTGGATCGTCGATCCCGTCGACGGCACCCGCGAATATGGCGAAGCACGTAGCGATTGGGCTGTGCATGTTGGCCTTGCGATAAACGGAGAAGCGCAAGCTGGCGCGGTTGCATTGCCCGGGCTTGATGGCGGGATAGTGCTGCGGACCGACCAACCTGCGCCTCTGCCAGAGGCCGCACCTGTTCCGCGTCTGGTGGTTAGCCGCACACGCCCGGCCAAGGAAGCGGTCGAAGTTTCAAAGGCGATTGGCGGCGAGTTGGTGCCGATGGGCAGCGCCGGTGCCAAGGCGATGGCAGTCGTACGCGGCGAGGCAGAAATCTATCTCCACTCTGGCGGACAGTATGAGTGGGACAGCTGCGCGCCTGTGGCGGTGGCAAAGGCCCATGGGCTTCACTGTAGCCGGATCGATGGGTCCCCTCTCACTTACAACAACAAAGACACGTATCTGCCGGACCTGCTGATCTGCCGTCCGGAATGGGCAGAGCGCGTGCTGAACGAGGTAGCCAAGCTCAGCTAA